The following proteins are co-located in the Telopea speciosissima isolate NSW1024214 ecotype Mountain lineage chromosome 9, Tspe_v1, whole genome shotgun sequence genome:
- the LOC122638657 gene encoding patatin-like protein 6 translates to MAAAPMLDSTFGVDKLTYEIFSILENKFLFGYEDQKLFVSGKQEIPVETLKSGENVSGKVRILSIDGGGATDGILAGKSLVHLEAYLRKKSGNTDARISDYFDVVAGTGTGGILAALLFTRGKDGRSMFTADEALRFLIDNRRKISHSSPAGAFRRIFRSSNKVEKLFRRTFGDSTLKDTVKPALIPCYDLSTRAPFLFSRADALETDGYDFKMREICAATSADPTVMSAVEMRSVDQKTSILAVDGGVAMNNPTAAAITHVLNNKHEFPFCDGVEDLLVVSLGNGESDSGSRKPKLSAAEFVTVAGEGASDMVDQSVSMAFNHAGTSNYVRIQTTGFDVGKFLKNSKSAEEKGEVLLGIAEEMLKHKNVESILFRGKKIIQNTNSEKLDWFAGELIKEHERRKTSILPTVIFKQAVSPRTSSATVSTESSY, encoded by the exons atggcagcagctccAATGCTTGACTCCACTTTCGGTGTTGACAAGCTTACATACGAGATCTTCTCCATTCTTGAAAACAAATTCCTCTTTGGCTACGAAGATCAGAAGCTTTTTGTCTCCGGAAAACAAGAAATTCCAGTTGAAACACTAAAGTCCGGCGAGAATGTCTCCGGAAAGGTTAGAATTCTCTCCATCGATGGCGGTGGTGCCACTGACGGAATCCTAGCCGGTAAATCTCTCGTACATCTTGAAGCCTATCTGCGTAAGAAATCTGGCAATACTGATGCTCGAATCTCCGATTACTTCGATGTGGTCGCTGGCACCGGCACCGGTGGAATTCTGGCAGCTCTGCTATTCACTCGAGGTAAAGATGGTCGTTCCATGTTTACGGCCGATGAGGCGCTACGGTTCCTCATCGATAACCGCCGGAAAATCAGCCATTCCTCGCCGGCAGGAGCTTTCAGGCGGATTTTCCGATCATCGAATAAGGTGGAGAAGTTGTTCCGGCGAACTTTCGGAGATTCAACGTTGAAGGATACAGTGAAGccggctttgataccatgctACGATCTATCGACTCGTGCGCCGTTCTTGTTTTCCCGCGCTGATGCATTGGAAACTGATGGCTATGATTTCAAGATGAGAGAAATCTGTGCGGCCACGTCTGCGGATCCGACGGTGATGAGTGCTGTTGAGATGAGATCCGTGGATCAGAAAACTAGCATCTTGGCCGTGGATGGTGGCGTTGCGATGAATAATCCGACGGCTGCGGCGATCACTCATGTGCTGAACAACAAGCACGAGTTCCCGTTCTGTGATGGGGTGGAGGATTTGCTTGTTGTGTCACTGGGGAACGGTGAGTCGGACTCCGGTAGCCGGAAACCGAAACTATCGGCGGCGGAGTTCGTTACTGTCGCCGGCGAAGGAGCTTCTGATATG GTTGATCAATCTGTTTCGATGGCATTCAATCACGCCGGAACAAGTAATTATGTTCGAATTCAAACAACCGGATTTGATGTCGGAAAATTCCTGAAGAACTCAAAATCGGCAGAGGAAAAGGGAGAAGTTCTATTGGGCATTGCAGAAGAGATGTTGAAACATAAGAATGTTGAGTCTATACTCTTTAGAGGGAAGAAGATCATTCAAAACACGAATTCAGAGAAGCTAGACTGGTTCGCTGGAGAGCTAATTAAGGAGCATGAGAGGAGAAAAACAAGTATTCTACCTACAGTAATCTTCAAACAAGCGGTATCCCCAAGAACTTCGTCTGCAACTGTATCGACTGAATCTTCATATTAG
- the LOC122640755 gene encoding pre-mRNA-splicing factor syf2 yields MTEERRVHPDCINASNPYHECVEYCFRRIAEAKDRIRKEESDVKQATGGGPSYSDAPEQGEDLHEERLNPDEHAEADNDIPAEENVEVDYTKLTGRQKKLFELRLKMNEARKANQTAMVAEKKRMEGAPESRGISKQKWLEERKKKIGKLLDANGLDMTKAHMLDTQEQAEAKYKKWEKEPAPFGWDVFNQKTLYDAYKKRTKNIDVDVEEYNRLKEADPEFYRDASSLQYGKAPKVSEEKIDKMVKELKDRDEKRNSFSRRRKFHEEKDIDSINDRNEHFNKKIERAFGKYTLEIKNNLERGTALPD; encoded by the exons ATGACTGAAGAAAGGAGAGTCCATCCTGATTGTATTAATGCATCCAATCCTTACCATGAATGTGTTGAGTATTGCTTCAGAAGAATAGCGGAAGCCAAGGATCGGATTAGGAAAGAAGAATCAG ATGTTAAACAAGCTACTGGTGGTGGTCCATCATATTCTGATGCCCCTGAGCAGGGTGAAGATCTTCATGAAGAAAGACTTAATCCTGATGAACATGCAGAAGCAGATAATGACATTCCTGCAGAGGAAAATGTGGAGGTAGACTACACAAAACTCACAGGGAGGCagaaaaaattgtttgagttaaGGCTTAAGATG AATGAGGCAAGGAAGGCAAACCAAACAGCCATGGTggcagaaaagaaaagaatggaagGTGCACCAGAATCAAGGGGCATTTCGAAGCAAAAATGGCtcgaagagagaaagaaaaaaattggtaaACTACTAGATGCAAATGGTTTGGATATGACAAAAGCACATATGCTTGACACACAGGAGCAGGCAGAGGCAAAGTATAAGAAGTGGGAAAAGGAACCTGCACCGTTTGGTTGGGATG TTTTCAATCAGAAAACTCTGTACGATGCCTACAAGAAGCGAACAAAGAACATAGATGTTGACGTTGAAGAATATAATAGATTGAAAGAAGCTGACCCGGAGTTCTACCGTGATGCTTCCAGTCTCCAGTATGGGAAG GCACCGAAGGTCTCTGAGGAAAAGATAGACAAGATGGTGAAGGAACTCAAGGATAGAGATGAGAAGCGGAATTCATTTAGCAGAAGGCGGAAGTTCCATGAAGAGAAAGATATCGACTCAATCAATGACCGCAATGAGCATTTCAACAAGAAGATTGAGAGAGCCTTTGGTAAATATACACTGGAGATCAAGAACAACCTTGAGAGGGGCACTGCTTTGCCAGATTAG